A region of Streptosporangiales bacterium DNA encodes the following proteins:
- a CDS encoding thioredoxin-dependent thiol peroxidase, translating to MTSSRLEPGDTAPSFTLPNQDRENVSLADYAGRKVVVYFYPAAMTPGCTTQACDFRDNLSELEGAGYAVLGISPDQPERLAEFRDAEKLTFPLLADPDKAVLQAYGAYGEKQNYGKTVVGVIRTTVVVGEDGRVEQAMYGVKATGHVARLLRDLAA from the coding sequence ATGACCAGCTCCCGCCTGGAACCAGGCGACACCGCCCCGTCCTTCACCCTGCCGAACCAGGACCGCGAGAACGTCTCGCTCGCTGACTACGCCGGCCGCAAGGTCGTCGTCTACTTCTACCCGGCGGCCATGACGCCGGGCTGCACGACCCAGGCCTGCGACTTCCGCGACAACCTGAGCGAGCTCGAGGGCGCCGGCTACGCCGTCCTCGGCATCTCCCCCGACCAGCCGGAGCGGCTCGCCGAGTTCCGCGACGCGGAGAAGCTGACGTTCCCGCTGCTCGCCGACCCCGACAAGGCCGTGCTGCAGGCCTACGGCGCATACGGCGAGAAGCAGAACTACGGCAAGACCGTCGTCGGCGTCATCCGCACCACCGTCGTCGTCGGCGAGGACGGCAGGGTCGAGCAGGCGATGTACGGCGTCAAGGCCACCGGTCACGTCGCCCGGCTGCTGCGCGATCTGGCCGCCTGA
- a CDS encoding zinc-binding dehydrogenase, translating into MKAVRYHSYGDSDVLVYEEAERPVADPGQVVVQVAGTSFNMLDVAIRVGILRQTAPVTFPHVPNCDLAGVITEIGEGVSGWSVGDAVVAFLPATAPGAAAEYVAAPAEVLAAAPRTVELADAAALPLVGLTAWQSLFEHADLTVGQSVLINGAGGGVGGYAVQLAARAGATVAATAGPRSRDRVRSAGADRIVDYTATPVPESLDGQQFDVVLHLVRNSPEETAQLLGLVADGGTFVSTTTPGPDDAGRGVRTEQVLVRNDAAQLAELVTRVDAGDLTIDVAERRPLADLAAVHDQAVIGQLAGKTVLIP; encoded by the coding sequence ATGAAGGCTGTGCGGTATCACTCCTACGGCGACAGCGACGTCCTGGTGTACGAGGAGGCGGAGCGGCCGGTGGCGGATCCCGGGCAGGTGGTGGTGCAGGTGGCCGGCACCTCGTTCAACATGCTGGACGTCGCGATCCGCGTGGGCATCCTGCGACAGACGGCCCCGGTGACCTTCCCGCACGTCCCGAACTGCGATCTGGCAGGCGTCATCACCGAGATCGGCGAGGGCGTGAGTGGCTGGAGCGTAGGGGACGCCGTGGTGGCGTTCCTGCCGGCGACCGCGCCCGGCGCGGCCGCCGAGTACGTCGCCGCACCCGCGGAGGTGCTGGCCGCCGCTCCCCGCACGGTCGAGCTGGCCGACGCAGCGGCACTGCCCTTGGTCGGGCTGACGGCCTGGCAGTCGCTGTTCGAGCACGCCGACCTGACGGTGGGGCAGAGCGTCCTGATCAACGGTGCGGGCGGTGGGGTGGGCGGGTACGCGGTCCAGCTCGCCGCGCGGGCCGGTGCCACCGTGGCCGCGACCGCCGGCCCGCGCAGTCGCGACCGCGTCCGCTCCGCTGGCGCGGACCGGATCGTCGACTACACCGCTACCCCCGTCCCGGAGTCGCTGGACGGTCAGCAGTTCGACGTGGTGCTGCACCTGGTGCGCAACAGCCCGGAGGAGACCGCACAGCTGTTGGGCCTGGTCGCCGACGGCGGAACCTTCGTCAGCACCACCACGCCCGGCCCGGACGATGCCGGGCGAGGGGTGCGAACGGAGCAGGTCCTCGTGCGCAACGACGCCGCCCAGCTCGCCGAGCTGGTCACCCGCGTCGACGCCGGCGACCTGACGATCGATGTGGCCGAACGGCGGCCGCTGGCCGACCTGGCCGCCGTCCACGACCAAGCCGTTATCGGACAGCTGGCCGGTAAGACGGTCCTGATCCCCTGA
- a CDS encoding MarR family transcriptional regulator, giving the protein MTGLHADTGAKGDQALDPRQLGAYFALMEAVSLLQHHVEQHLRAEGDLSSVQFQVLTRLAAADGQLTMTSLADGVVYSRSGLTYQAGLLERAGLITRDPSPDDQRATLVTITDDGLALVGRILPGHIQVVRRLLIEPLSDDDLQRLGDIMTRVRDHMRTQPPRSAAPRKRRPSPTPRAAT; this is encoded by the coding sequence ATGACCGGCCTCCACGCCGACACCGGCGCCAAGGGCGACCAGGCGCTCGATCCCCGGCAGCTGGGCGCCTACTTCGCGCTCATGGAGGCCGTCAGCCTGCTCCAGCACCACGTCGAACAACACCTACGCGCCGAGGGCGACCTCAGCTCTGTGCAGTTCCAGGTCCTGACCCGCCTCGCGGCCGCCGACGGCCAACTGACGATGACGTCTCTGGCCGACGGCGTCGTCTACAGCCGCAGCGGCCTGACCTACCAAGCCGGCCTGCTGGAGCGGGCCGGCCTCATCACTCGCGACCCCAGCCCCGACGACCAGCGCGCCACCCTGGTCACCATCACCGACGACGGCCTCGCCCTCGTCGGCCGCATCCTGCCCGGCCACATCCAGGTCGTCCGCCGGCTGCTGATCGAACCCCTTTCCGACGACGACCTGCAGCGCCTCGGCGACATCATGACCCGCGTACGCGACCACATGCGCACCCAGCCACCCCGCTCCGCCGCCCCCCGCAAACGCCGCCCCAGCCCCACCCCACGTGCCGCGACGTAG
- a CDS encoding redoxin domain-containing protein produces the protein MTFPLLPDPDKAVLQAYGAYGEKQNYGKTVVGVIRTTVVVGEDGRVEQAMYGVKATGHVARLLRDLTAA, from the coding sequence CTGACGTTCCCACTGCTCCCCGACCCCGACAAGGCCGTGCTGCAGGCCTACGGCGCGTACGGCGAGAAGCAGAACTACGGCAAGACCGTCGTCGGCGTCATCCGCACCACCGTCGTCGTCGGCGAGGACGGCAGGGTCGAGCAGGCGATGTACGGCGTCAAGGCCACCGGCCACGTCGCCCGGCTACTGCGCGACCTCACCGCCGCCTGA
- a CDS encoding penicillin acylase family protein: MRRRSRLGLRPAVLCAAFTVVALTVPAAAGTAGTAFAGPGGSTTHRIEGLDQRVEIAIDDWGVPHLFAKTTDDAFLAQGFNAARDRLFQIDLWHRRGLGRLAEAFGPEYVEQDRATRLFLYRGDMDAEWDSYGTDSKRIATRFTTGVNAYIDWVKRNPEALPQEFRMLDYLPDRWQPEDVVRIRTHALVSGLSGEVDRARLACAGGLDIDPLRKWLQPAHRVEVPDGADTCLPDDLLDVYDLATQPVEFTGDAERPLARRPAADGAEEGSNNWTITGDRTTTGRPILANDPHRNHQAPSLRYISHLSAPGMNVIGGGEPALPGISIGHNESIAFGLTVFGIDAQDLYVYDLDDANARYRYKGGWEDLTTERERVAVRDGASRTVELQYTRHGPVIYVDEAKHKAYAVRSTWSQPGTSAYFASIGYMRADGWDGFLDAMARWGAPGENLVYADVDGNIGWKPGGLAPRRTGYDGLLPVPGDGRYEWDGFIPSEDLPEVFNPREGFFATANQYNLPPGTSPANVTAYEWSGPDRHQRIVSVLAKDRDHSLRESGRLQNDVVSPRAQALLRLIRPLHSTDPTEALALRFMSRWNGSEHLGSRQATLFEGYWEARLDTAVRDALVPAERRDLIETVDWLVIMDVLEHPRRWLGAGAVAERDKILRSTLRESYAAAARELGSDTAAWGYRGNSRTMPHPLGEREPSFDVGPYAIPGSSTTPIASGNASYRQVIDVGRWDRSLAINTPGQSGEPGDEHYRDLVEMWSKGRYFPLLYSRAAVDRHTEQRIVLVPA; encoded by the coding sequence ATGCGCCGTCGATCCCGTCTCGGTCTGCGGCCAGCCGTGCTCTGTGCCGCCTTCACGGTCGTCGCCCTCACCGTCCCCGCCGCCGCCGGCACCGCGGGGACGGCGTTCGCGGGGCCCGGCGGGAGCACCACCCACCGCATCGAGGGACTCGACCAGCGCGTGGAGATCGCCATCGACGACTGGGGCGTGCCGCACCTATTCGCCAAGACCACCGACGACGCCTTCCTGGCCCAGGGCTTCAACGCCGCGCGGGACAGGCTGTTCCAGATCGACCTCTGGCACCGGCGCGGACTCGGCCGGCTGGCCGAGGCGTTCGGTCCCGAGTACGTCGAGCAGGACCGGGCGACGAGGCTCTTCCTGTACCGCGGCGACATGGACGCCGAGTGGGACTCGTACGGGACGGACTCCAAGCGGATCGCTACCCGCTTCACGACCGGCGTGAACGCGTACATCGACTGGGTGAAGCGCAACCCGGAGGCGCTGCCGCAGGAGTTCCGGATGCTCGACTACCTGCCCGACAGGTGGCAGCCGGAGGACGTCGTCAGGATCCGCACCCACGCGCTGGTGTCCGGCCTGAGCGGTGAGGTCGACCGGGCGAGGCTCGCGTGCGCGGGCGGGCTCGACATCGACCCGCTGCGCAAGTGGCTGCAGCCCGCGCACCGGGTCGAGGTGCCGGACGGCGCCGATACCTGCCTGCCCGACGACCTGCTCGACGTCTACGACCTCGCGACGCAGCCGGTCGAGTTCACCGGTGACGCCGAGCGCCCGCTGGCGCGCCGGCCAGCCGCCGACGGTGCCGAGGAGGGCAGCAACAACTGGACGATCACCGGGGATCGGACGACGACGGGACGGCCGATCCTGGCCAACGACCCGCACCGCAACCACCAGGCGCCCTCGCTGCGCTACATCTCGCACCTGTCGGCCCCGGGCATGAACGTGATCGGCGGAGGTGAGCCGGCGCTGCCCGGCATCTCCATCGGGCACAACGAGTCGATCGCCTTCGGCCTCACCGTCTTCGGCATCGACGCCCAGGACCTCTACGTCTACGACCTCGACGACGCGAACGCGCGCTACCGGTACAAGGGCGGCTGGGAGGACCTGACGACGGAGCGCGAGCGGGTCGCCGTCCGCGACGGGGCGAGCAGGACCGTCGAGCTGCAGTACACCCGACACGGCCCCGTGATCTATGTCGATGAGGCGAAGCACAAGGCGTATGCGGTGCGCAGCACCTGGTCGCAGCCGGGGACCTCGGCCTACTTCGCCAGCATCGGCTACATGCGCGCCGACGGCTGGGACGGCTTCCTCGACGCGATGGCGCGCTGGGGCGCGCCCGGCGAGAACCTCGTCTACGCCGACGTCGACGGCAACATCGGCTGGAAGCCCGGCGGCCTCGCCCCGCGCCGCACCGGCTACGACGGACTGCTCCCGGTGCCGGGCGACGGCCGGTACGAGTGGGACGGGTTCATCCCGAGCGAGGACCTGCCGGAGGTGTTCAACCCGCGCGAGGGCTTCTTCGCCACCGCCAACCAGTACAACCTGCCACCGGGCACCTCCCCTGCGAACGTGACGGCGTACGAGTGGTCCGGCCCCGACCGGCACCAGCGGATCGTGTCGGTGCTCGCCAAGGACCGCGACCACTCGCTGAGGGAGTCGGGCCGGCTGCAGAACGACGTCGTCAGCCCGCGGGCCCAGGCGCTGCTGCGGCTGATCCGGCCGCTGCACTCCACCGACCCGACCGAGGCGTTGGCACTGCGGTTCATGTCGCGCTGGAACGGCTCCGAGCACCTCGGCTCGCGCCAGGCCACCCTGTTCGAGGGGTACTGGGAGGCCCGGCTCGACACAGCGGTACGCGACGCCCTCGTCCCCGCGGAGCGGCGCGACCTGATCGAGACCGTCGACTGGCTCGTGATCATGGACGTGCTCGAGCATCCGCGCAGGTGGCTCGGCGCCGGTGCGGTCGCGGAGCGCGACAAGATCCTGCGGTCGACCCTGCGTGAGTCCTACGCCGCGGCGGCCCGCGAGCTGGGGTCGGACACCGCGGCGTGGGGCTACCGGGGCAACTCGCGCACGATGCCGCACCCGCTCGGTGAGCGCGAGCCGTCGTTCGACGTCGGGCCCTACGCGATCCCCGGGTCGAGCACCACGCCGATCGCGAGCGGCAACGCGTCGTACCGCCAGGTCATCGACGTCGGCAGGTGGGACAGGTCGCTGGCGATCAACACGCCGGGCCAGTCCGGCGAGCCGGGCGACGAGCACTACCGCGACCTGGTCGAGATGTGGTCCAAGGGCAGGTACTTCCCGCTGCTCTACAGCAGGGCGGCGGTCGACCGGCACACCGAGCAGCGGATCGTGCTCGTCCCTGCGTGA
- a CDS encoding GNAT family N-acetyltransferase, with the protein MVPSGVWVRVPPPAPRSRQGATVTTIRKATADDLPAIVEITRRAREQRASWEPEFFSPAAGADAAHEAYLGSLLDSSDAVARVVASGDEVVGCAFAVRQQDRWIVDDIATLDEGWWSDGMIELLRAVSERPAAMCVPRQHIRLVGCSTTVGLRPRSAYWRLSLAGTDTAPPADVETVAPPTELPAASLHTFAPTDPAAATVLADGSGGYAVLAPSTEAPPVYDPGGTTGLVDRVAGRRGSLVDAATAIAGTRRDAQLVVVCGEDDPVLEDALVDRGFRRVVDVYAWPTPSA; encoded by the coding sequence CTGGTGCCTTCGGGCGTGTGGGTTCGAGTCCCTCCTCCCGCACCACGATCGCGACAAGGAGCCACGGTGACCACGATCCGCAAGGCGACGGCCGACGACCTCCCGGCGATCGTCGAGATCACCCGGCGGGCGCGCGAGCAGCGGGCGTCCTGGGAGCCGGAGTTCTTCTCACCGGCGGCCGGTGCGGACGCCGCGCACGAGGCGTACCTCGGGTCACTACTCGACTCCTCAGACGCCGTCGCCCGGGTGGTGGCGTCCGGCGACGAGGTCGTGGGCTGCGCGTTCGCCGTCCGGCAGCAGGACCGGTGGATCGTCGACGACATCGCCACCCTCGACGAGGGCTGGTGGAGCGACGGCATGATCGAGCTGCTGCGCGCCGTGTCCGAGCGGCCCGCCGCCATGTGCGTGCCGCGCCAGCACATCCGCCTCGTCGGCTGCAGCACGACGGTCGGGCTGCGGCCGCGGTCGGCGTACTGGCGACTCTCCCTCGCCGGTACCGACACCGCGCCACCCGCGGACGTCGAGACCGTCGCGCCGCCCACCGAGCTGCCCGCGGCGTCGCTCCACACCTTCGCGCCGACCGATCCGGCCGCCGCCACGGTCCTGGCCGACGGGAGCGGCGGCTACGCGGTGCTCGCGCCGTCGACGGAGGCGCCGCCGGTCTACGACCCCGGCGGTACGACAGGTCTGGTCGACCGCGTCGCAGGTCGGCGCGGGTCGCTCGTCGACGCCGCGACCGCCATCGCCGGCACGCGTCGCGACGCCCAGCTCGTGGTCGTGTGCGGCGAGGACGACCCGGTGCTCGAGGACGCCCTCGTCGACCGGGGCTTCCGCCGCGTGGTCGACGTGTACGCCTGGCCGACCCCGTCGGCCTGA
- a CDS encoding DedA family protein, protein MEDVLLGHLVPLMASPWLYVIVFLVSAIDAFFPLVPSETVVITAGVFALTGAPNVVLVVVMAAVGAFIGDNMSYAIGRFAERRLGDRLWRSPRRRRALEWAQRMLRERGGQVIIAARFVSGGRTATTIAAGALEFDRRRFRVFTAVAAVAWGVYAVLIGYLGGMAGAGSPVRGVLIGMAIALGLTALVEVVRFVVRRVRVRAQADGVGQAYTSTTRRKPRSTRASSSTGSSSPHTTTSWASRRVPAMAVAASTSDPRRPATRSTRPVVPPGS, encoded by the coding sequence ATGGAAGACGTGCTGCTCGGGCATCTCGTACCCCTGATGGCGTCGCCGTGGCTCTACGTGATCGTGTTCCTCGTGTCGGCGATCGACGCGTTCTTCCCCCTCGTCCCCAGCGAGACCGTCGTCATCACCGCCGGCGTCTTCGCGCTCACGGGCGCGCCGAACGTCGTACTCGTGGTCGTCATGGCGGCCGTCGGCGCGTTCATCGGCGACAACATGTCGTACGCGATCGGCAGGTTCGCCGAACGACGGCTCGGTGACCGGTTGTGGCGCAGCCCACGCCGACGCCGGGCGCTCGAGTGGGCGCAACGGATGCTGCGCGAGCGTGGCGGGCAGGTCATCATCGCCGCCAGGTTCGTCTCCGGCGGACGCACCGCGACGACGATCGCCGCGGGCGCGCTGGAGTTCGACCGCCGGCGGTTCCGCGTGTTCACGGCCGTCGCCGCCGTGGCATGGGGCGTGTACGCGGTGCTCATCGGCTACCTCGGCGGCATGGCCGGTGCCGGTAGTCCCGTCCGTGGCGTCCTCATCGGCATGGCGATCGCCCTCGGGCTCACCGCGCTCGTCGAGGTCGTGCGATTCGTCGTGCGGCGCGTGCGGGTGCGCGCTCAGGCCGACGGGGTCGGCCAGGCGTACACGTCGACCACGCGGCGGAAGCCCCGGTCGACGAGGGCGTCCTCGAGCACCGGGTCGTCCTCGCCGCACACGACCACGAGCTGGGCGTCGCGACGCGTGCCGGCGATGGCGGTCGCGGCGTCGACGAGCGACCCGCGCCGACCTGCGACGCGGTCGACCAGACCTGTCGTACCGCCGGGGTCGTAG
- a CDS encoding L-lysine 6-transaminase → MPTALHQTTTATVAPERVHESLGRHLLTDGFKLVFDPVRSSGSWLVDARTGESYLDFYTFFASAPLGANHPAVAGDEEFLHHLARIAANKPANPDVYSVAYAEFVETFARVLGDPALPHLFFVEGGGLAVENALKTAFDWKSRRNEAAGRSRDLGTKVLHLTRAFHGRTGYTMSLTNTDPTKTDRFPAFDWPRIDVPAITFPLEEHLAEVEAAERHALGQARAAFEAHPHDIACFIAEPIQGEGGDNHLRPEFLRAMQDLCHEYDALFVLDEVQTGLGTGTPWAYQQLGLEPDVVAFAKKVQVGGIMAGRRVDEEPDNVFRVSSRINSTWGGGLVDMVRSTRLLQVIESEGLFERSAARGETLLAGLRTLAERHPSTVTNVRGRGLMCAFDVPSGEVRDELIVRLRDERVIVLPCGQRSVRFRPALVVTEDELGMAVAALDRALSGMA, encoded by the coding sequence ATGCCCACAGCCCTGCACCAGACCACCACGGCGACCGTCGCCCCCGAGCGGGTCCACGAGAGCCTCGGCCGGCACCTGCTGACCGACGGGTTCAAGCTGGTCTTCGACCCGGTGCGGAGCTCGGGCTCGTGGCTCGTCGACGCCCGCACCGGCGAGTCCTACCTCGACTTCTACACGTTCTTCGCCTCGGCGCCGCTCGGCGCCAACCACCCGGCGGTCGCCGGCGACGAGGAGTTCCTGCACCACCTCGCCCGCATCGCGGCCAACAAGCCGGCCAACCCCGACGTCTACTCGGTGGCGTACGCCGAGTTCGTCGAGACGTTCGCCCGCGTGCTCGGCGACCCGGCGCTGCCGCACCTGTTCTTCGTCGAGGGCGGCGGCCTCGCTGTCGAGAACGCCCTCAAGACCGCGTTCGACTGGAAGAGCAGGCGCAACGAGGCGGCGGGCCGCTCGCGCGACCTCGGCACGAAGGTGCTGCACCTCACCCGCGCGTTCCACGGCCGCACCGGCTACACGATGTCGCTCACCAACACCGACCCGACCAAGACCGACCGCTTCCCGGCGTTCGACTGGCCGCGCATCGACGTCCCGGCGATCACGTTCCCGCTGGAGGAGCACCTCGCCGAGGTCGAGGCCGCCGAACGGCACGCGCTCGGCCAGGCCAGGGCGGCGTTCGAGGCACACCCGCACGACATCGCCTGCTTCATCGCGGAGCCGATCCAGGGCGAGGGCGGCGACAACCACCTGCGGCCGGAGTTCCTCCGCGCGATGCAGGACCTCTGCCACGAGTACGACGCCCTCTTCGTCCTCGACGAGGTGCAGACCGGGCTCGGCACCGGCACACCGTGGGCGTACCAGCAGCTCGGGCTGGAGCCCGACGTCGTCGCGTTCGCCAAGAAGGTCCAGGTCGGCGGCATCATGGCCGGGCGCCGCGTCGACGAGGAGCCCGACAACGTCTTCCGCGTGTCGAGCAGGATCAACTCGACGTGGGGCGGCGGCCTCGTCGACATGGTGCGGTCGACCCGCCTGCTGCAGGTCATCGAGTCCGAGGGCCTGTTCGAGCGGTCGGCGGCGCGCGGGGAGACCCTGCTCGCCGGCCTGCGCACGCTGGCCGAGCGGCACCCGAGCACCGTCACCAACGTCCGCGGCCGCGGCCTGATGTGCGCGTTCGACGTCCCGTCCGGCGAGGTGCGCGACGAGCTGATCGTCCGGCTGCGCGACGAGCGTGTCATCGTCCTGCCGTGCGGTCAGCGGTCGGTCAGGTTCCGTCCGGCCCTGGTCGTGACGGAGGATGAGCTGGGCATGGCGGTCGCGGCACTCGACCGCGCACTGTCGGGCATGGCATGA
- a CDS encoding aldehyde dehydrogenase family protein: protein MAVSSVVAGKPVTDAPGGTVTSHNPATLDEAVAEVRFGDSGTYLAACQAARDAQGAWADVPAPVRGRAIAHIGRVVEANAERLASIVTREIGKPYAEALGEVREIVDTCDFFLGEGRRLYGQTVPSEMPDKQLFTFREPVGVVSVVTAGNFPVAVPSWYLVPALLAGNAVVWKPADYSPACAHAMYELFVEGGGLPDGVLNLVLADGEQTFAGLEQALDAGYVDKIGFTGSSAVGSEIGALAGRHLQSACLELGGKNPMVVTPAADLDLAVEGALFSGFGTAGQRCTSLGTVIVHESIHDEFVRRFDEATRSAAVGDPTREVLFGPMLHEKFAGRFEEYLDWVGDGHRVLGSSGVGRITAGNPRDGFVGDADGGIFYHPTIVDGVGRDDQLFLEETFGPIVGVATYRTFDEAVELANLPGYGLSAAIYTDDAKEAFRFRRGVKAGMVSVNNSTSGAEAHLPFGGNGKSGNGSRQSGIWVLDQFTRWQSLNWDYSGKLQKAQMDVAELVPNTTFTLPD, encoded by the coding sequence ATGGCTGTCAGTTCGGTCGTGGCGGGGAAGCCGGTCACGGACGCTCCGGGCGGGACCGTCACGTCCCACAACCCGGCCACCCTCGACGAGGCCGTCGCCGAGGTCCGTTTCGGCGACAGCGGCACCTACCTCGCGGCGTGCCAGGCGGCGCGTGACGCGCAGGGCGCGTGGGCCGACGTGCCCGCGCCGGTGCGCGGGCGCGCGATCGCGCACATCGGGCGGGTCGTCGAGGCCAACGCCGAGCGGCTCGCCTCGATCGTCACCCGCGAGATCGGCAAGCCGTACGCCGAGGCGCTTGGCGAGGTCCGCGAGATCGTCGACACCTGCGACTTCTTCCTCGGCGAGGGCAGGCGGCTGTACGGCCAGACCGTGCCGAGCGAGATGCCGGACAAGCAGCTGTTCACCTTCCGCGAGCCGGTCGGGGTCGTGTCGGTCGTCACGGCGGGCAACTTCCCCGTGGCCGTGCCGTCGTGGTACCTCGTCCCGGCGCTGCTCGCGGGCAACGCCGTGGTGTGGAAGCCCGCAGACTACTCCCCCGCCTGCGCGCATGCGATGTACGAGCTGTTCGTCGAGGGCGGCGGCCTGCCCGACGGCGTGCTCAACCTGGTCCTGGCCGACGGCGAGCAGACGTTCGCCGGCCTCGAGCAGGCACTCGACGCGGGCTACGTCGACAAGATCGGCTTTACCGGCTCCAGCGCGGTGGGCTCGGAGATCGGCGCGCTCGCCGGCCGGCACCTGCAGTCGGCGTGCCTGGAGCTCGGCGGCAAGAACCCGATGGTCGTCACCCCGGCCGCCGACCTCGACCTCGCCGTCGAGGGGGCGCTGTTCTCCGGCTTCGGCACGGCGGGACAGCGGTGCACGTCCCTCGGCACGGTGATCGTGCACGAGAGCATCCACGACGAGTTCGTCCGCCGCTTCGACGAGGCGACCCGGTCGGCCGCGGTCGGCGACCCGACGCGGGAGGTCCTGTTCGGGCCGATGCTGCACGAGAAGTTCGCTGGCCGGTTCGAGGAGTACCTCGACTGGGTCGGCGACGGTCACCGCGTCCTCGGCTCCTCGGGTGTGGGCAGGATCACGGCCGGCAACCCGCGCGACGGGTTCGTCGGCGACGCGGACGGCGGCATCTTCTACCACCCCACGATCGTCGACGGCGTCGGCCGCGACGACCAGCTGTTCCTGGAGGAGACGTTCGGCCCGATCGTCGGCGTCGCGACGTACCGCACGTTCGACGAGGCGGTCGAGCTGGCCAACCTGCCGGGCTACGGGCTGTCCGCGGCGATCTACACCGACGACGCCAAGGAAGCGTTCCGCTTCCGGCGCGGGGTGAAGGCCGGCATGGTCAGCGTGAACAACTCGACGTCGGGCGCGGAGGCGCACCTGCCGTTCGGCGGCAACGGCAAGTCCGGCAACGGCAGCCGGCAGTCCGGCATCTGGGTGCTCGACCAGTTCACCCGCTGGCAGTCGCTCAACTGGGACTACTCCGGCAAGCTGCAGAAGGCCCAGATGGACGTTGCCGAGCTCGTCCCGAACACGACGTTCACCCTGCCCGACTGA